The Vicinamibacterales bacterium genome has a segment encoding these proteins:
- a CDS encoding AraC family transcriptional regulator → MHEPAHASIGVGIRAPEANVGPLRRTLLDASIARVEDLRGAPASQRPGPGSYSPEFQVCFPYTGLFVWHVGGDAVVADANQVLYVTGGEPFALSQPRPGVYRELILTPKPGVLEALTGRSPSAVGSAPQFRARRRRADAALQRQCQDLRRRLAEGIDPLTADDLVVSLLAAALGTDAPPAIAAPSTRRVIDRAKGFLAAHMSAPLRLRDVAVAVGVSAPYLTSAFRAVEGVPLHKYLTQLRLVRALGELPHTQDLAALALALGFSSHSHFTAAFRAAFGCTPSAYRQSGRRRREPRPGRSRGRP, encoded by the coding sequence GTGCACGAGCCCGCTCACGCATCCATCGGGGTTGGGATTCGCGCTCCGGAGGCGAACGTCGGGCCCTTGCGGCGTACCCTGCTGGACGCCTCGATCGCCCGCGTGGAGGACCTGCGCGGCGCTCCCGCGTCGCAGCGTCCCGGCCCCGGGAGTTACTCTCCCGAGTTCCAGGTCTGCTTCCCCTACACGGGGCTGTTCGTGTGGCACGTCGGCGGCGACGCCGTCGTGGCCGATGCGAATCAGGTGCTGTACGTGACCGGCGGAGAGCCCTTCGCCCTCAGCCAGCCTCGGCCCGGAGTGTACCGCGAACTGATCCTCACGCCGAAGCCGGGCGTACTGGAGGCGCTCACCGGGCGATCGCCGTCTGCAGTGGGCTCGGCGCCGCAGTTCCGGGCCCGTCGCCGTCGAGCCGACGCTGCGCTCCAGCGCCAGTGCCAGGACCTTCGCCGGCGCCTGGCTGAAGGCATCGATCCGCTGACCGCGGACGACCTCGTCGTCTCGCTCCTCGCGGCGGCGCTCGGCACGGACGCGCCGCCAGCCATCGCGGCCCCGTCGACCCGCCGAGTGATCGACAGGGCAAAGGGGTTCCTTGCGGCCCACATGTCTGCGCCGCTGCGACTCAGGGACGTGGCGGTGGCCGTCGGCGTGTCGGCACCGTATCTCACCTCGGCCTTCCGAGCCGTCGAGGGGGTGCCGCTTCACAAGTACCTGACACAGCTGCGACTGGTCCGCGCTCTCGGGGAGCTTCCGCACACGCAGGATCTCGCAGCGCTCGCGCTGGCACTTGGATTCTCCAGCCACAGCCACTTCACGGCGGCTTTCCGGGCTGCGTTCGGTTGCACGCCGTCGGCGTACCGGCAGTCTGGTCGTCGCCGCCGGGAACCACGTCCGGGACGATCGCGGGGGCGACCGTAA
- a CDS encoding DUF1801 domain-containing protein: MAVAKKKSTSSRRPVADASADDAVARYLDALHHPLKPAVVALRRVILDASPDIEEGIKWNAPSFRVRDDFATMNLRSKGGATRLWVVLHAGAKARGVKLRGHVRDPEGLVEWLADDRGVVTFENEAEVASRAAPFAALIRDWIRRLA; encoded by the coding sequence ATGGCCGTTGCGAAGAAGAAATCGACGTCCTCACGCCGCCCCGTCGCGGACGCATCCGCGGACGACGCCGTCGCGCGATATCTCGATGCGCTTCACCATCCATTGAAGCCAGCCGTAGTCGCCCTCAGGCGTGTGATCCTCGATGCGAGTCCGGACATCGAAGAGGGCATCAAGTGGAATGCACCGAGCTTCAGAGTCCGTGATGATTTCGCCACGATGAACCTGCGATCGAAGGGCGGTGCGACGCGCCTCTGGGTCGTATTGCACGCGGGCGCGAAGGCACGCGGCGTCAAGCTGCGGGGACACGTGAGGGACCCGGAAGGGCTCGTCGAGTGGCTCGCCGACGACCGCGGCGTCGTGACCTTCGAGAACGAGGCCGAGGTCGCATCCCGTGCAGCGCCCTTCGCGGCGCTGATCCGGGATTGGATCCGCCGGCTGGCCTGA
- a CDS encoding antibiotic biosynthesis monooxygenase: MIAVIFEVEMPDGHRPEYLSLAADLASDLARVEGFISIERFESITRPGKLLSLSFWQDEDAVRRWRGLESHRAAQRRGREHVFSDYRLRVATVVRDYGLTRRDEAPQDSRERHG, encoded by the coding sequence ATGATCGCTGTGATCTTCGAAGTCGAAATGCCGGACGGGCATCGTCCTGAGTATCTGTCCCTCGCGGCGGACCTGGCGTCAGACCTCGCGCGCGTCGAGGGCTTCATTTCCATCGAGCGATTCGAGAGCATCACTCGGCCCGGCAAGCTGTTGTCCCTGTCGTTCTGGCAGGACGAGGACGCGGTCCGCCGCTGGCGTGGGCTCGAGTCCCATCGCGCGGCGCAGCGCCGAGGGCGAGAGCACGTGTTCAGCGACTATCGCCTTCGCGTCGCCACCGTCGTGCGGGACTACGGCCTCACGCGGCGCGATGAAGCCCCGCAGGACAGCCGCGAGCGCCACGGCTGA
- a CDS encoding cytochrome P450: MWIVAGAATVVEVLSHPLCRVRPAEEPVPRALIGGPLGEVYGRFARMNDGPAHAAHRNPVAAVLEPLEIATVEIVAADCAHAVMSAPTWRPDGAGATQAAFEIPVRTMAALLDIPVGMLRAATDATHAVVRALRPSASDAQRSAGHEAVRRLRSALTTTSATELDAAAEGAAVGILVQTCDATAGLIGNTLLCLSRHPSAQRAVVSEPQSLLHIVNEVARFDPPVQNTRRYLAEPASIGGVRMERGAVILVLLAAANRDPAANPMPSTFDWTRQVSALFTFGVGAHACPGRLLAVTIAASAVGMLLSAGVDVHRLAQAFAYQASINTRIPLFAPFGDC; this comes from the coding sequence TTGTGGATCGTCGCCGGCGCCGCGACTGTCGTCGAGGTGTTGTCGCATCCCCTGTGCCGCGTGCGGCCCGCTGAGGAGCCCGTGCCGCGTGCCCTCATTGGCGGTCCGCTGGGTGAGGTGTACGGACGTTTTGCCCGAATGAACGACGGGCCGGCACATGCAGCGCATCGCAACCCCGTCGCCGCTGTCCTCGAGCCGCTCGAGATTGCCACGGTCGAGATCGTCGCCGCCGATTGTGCGCACGCGGTGATGAGCGCACCGACCTGGCGCCCCGACGGCGCCGGCGCCACGCAGGCCGCCTTCGAGATTCCAGTGCGCACGATGGCGGCGCTGCTCGACATCCCGGTCGGCATGCTTCGCGCGGCCACCGACGCCACGCACGCCGTCGTGCGTGCGCTGCGACCGTCCGCATCAGACGCGCAGCGGAGCGCCGGGCACGAGGCCGTGCGGCGGCTGCGCAGCGCGTTGACGACGACGTCGGCCACAGAGCTCGACGCGGCGGCCGAGGGCGCCGCCGTCGGCATTCTGGTGCAGACGTGCGACGCGACCGCTGGCCTGATCGGCAACACGCTTCTCTGTCTGAGCCGCCATCCGAGCGCCCAACGCGCCGTCGTCAGCGAACCCCAATCGCTGCTGCACATCGTGAACGAGGTGGCGCGCTTCGATCCGCCGGTGCAGAATACCCGGCGCTACCTGGCCGAGCCCGCGTCCATCGGGGGCGTCAGGATGGAACGCGGCGCGGTGATCCTCGTGCTGCTCGCGGCAGCCAACCGCGATCCGGCCGCCAACCCCATGCCGAGTACCTTCGACTGGACGCGGCAAGTGTCTGCTCTCTTTACCTTCGGCGTCGGCGCGCACGCCTGCCCAGGCCGGCTGCTGGCGGTCACGATCGCTGCGTCCGCCGTCGGAATGCTGCTGTCCGCCGGTGTCGACGTCCATCGACTCGCACAGGCGTTCGCGTACCAGGCATCCATCAATACTCGTATTCCTCTGTTCGCCCCGTTCGGTGACTGCTGA
- a CDS encoding winged helix-turn-helix domain-containing protein: MHTPQTFAGIASAVADPTRARMLVALMDGRAWTATELSVEAGVAPSTASAHLRTLRDAGLIRCAAHGRHRYFELSDGEVADVLEGLTDLAARRERCVIHGTADQALRAARVCYDHLAGEAGVRLLASLRRGGVVVGEHVLQLSERGGRCLLGYGIDLQKVAATRRPVCRACLDWTERRPHLGGALGAALLRVVFQRQWAERDTDGRAVRFSTRGSAAFDAFIDALSG; this comes from the coding sequence ATGCACACACCCCAGACTTTCGCCGGCATCGCGTCAGCCGTAGCGGACCCTACCCGCGCCAGGATGCTCGTGGCCTTGATGGACGGCCGCGCATGGACCGCAACCGAACTCTCCGTCGAAGCGGGTGTCGCGCCTTCGACCGCGAGCGCACATCTCCGCACGTTGCGCGACGCCGGGCTGATTCGCTGCGCGGCACACGGCCGGCACCGGTATTTCGAGCTGTCGGACGGCGAGGTGGCTGATGTCCTTGAAGGGCTGACCGACCTGGCGGCCCGACGAGAGCGCTGTGTGATCCATGGCACGGCGGATCAGGCGCTGCGCGCGGCGCGGGTCTGCTACGACCACCTGGCGGGGGAAGCTGGGGTTCGGCTGCTGGCGAGTCTTCGGCGAGGCGGGGTAGTTGTCGGCGAACACGTGCTCCAGCTCTCGGAGCGCGGAGGGCGGTGCCTTCTGGGATACGGCATCGATCTGCAGAAAGTGGCGGCCACGCGACGTCCGGTCTGCCGTGCCTGCCTCGACTGGACCGAACGCCGTCCGCACCTCGGCGGCGCGCTGGGGGCGGCGCTCCTCCGCGTCGTGTTTCAGCGGCAGTGGGCTGAACGCGACACGGATGGCCGGGCAGTGCGCTTCTCGACGCGCGGGTCCGCGGCGTTCGACGCGTTCATCGACGCGCTGAGCGGGTAA
- a CDS encoding FtsX-like permease family protein, with protein sequence MPLPARLTAVSWLDWKLGARLLRKYPALTIIGGVSLAGAIAIGAVGIELADELLYKRLPFDHGGRVVRLETRDTVASRVEPRLLHDFAIWRRSLRTVAELGAARVSERNVLTGEGRVESLRVAEITASAFPLTRVPPLLGRPLQPADERPGAQPVVVLGYDVWQRQFLRDPAIIGRVVTVGRTARSVVGVMPPHFGFPRNQQLWVPLPVQDAAPRQGPAVQVFGRLADGASWPDAAAELDVVSARLAADHPATHAQLRTRVRAFAGRTPGDPLRFEDLAVHAVVLLLLGAVSANVATLIFARTAMREPEMVVRHALGASRARVIAQIVIEGLVLTLAAAVLGLVAAQMAVRHAWDRASQIIGDGLPFWVDPTLEPATIAYALLLALVAAAMIGLLPALKATGASIQRGLQGITSTGATMKFGGIWSFIVGAQVACTLLFVPAAVGIFTTSLQNQSRSAVFPAERYLTFRLRMDNEALAGERGVPDDGQIGARRARAYEELAGRLREEPGVTHVAHGDCLPWTSPDLVALEIEQDGAAPARLHGNFEGGFAMAAVGAGYHDAFGARIVAGRGLHPADAGTPNGPVVVNEAFMRVVGRNPVGARVRTLQQGSEREPGPWHEIVGVVTDLEMLFAADWGGAAYIYRAASAAEVDPVVVAVRVAGNAAPLAPRVAALARQVDAGLHLADIVTLDDIVAQEQTRMWGTSIVFGGVLLVALVFSAAGLYALMAVAVARRTREIGIRIALGANPRHVLGSVFARAGRQLGGGIVAGNSLILLLAWRADSLTANLLVSSVITSVIMAVVGVLACAAPARRALRIQPTEALRQG encoded by the coding sequence GTGCCACTCCCTGCACGCCTGACCGCCGTTTCGTGGCTCGACTGGAAGCTGGGCGCGCGGCTGCTGCGGAAGTATCCCGCCCTCACCATCATCGGCGGTGTCTCGCTGGCGGGCGCCATCGCCATCGGCGCGGTCGGGATCGAGCTTGCCGACGAACTGCTGTACAAGCGGCTGCCCTTCGATCACGGCGGCCGGGTCGTGCGCCTCGAAACGCGGGACACGGTGGCGTCGCGCGTGGAGCCGAGACTGCTGCACGATTTCGCGATCTGGCGGCGGTCGCTGAGGACGGTCGCGGAGCTCGGCGCGGCCCGCGTCAGCGAGCGCAACGTCCTCACCGGCGAAGGCCGCGTCGAATCGCTGCGCGTGGCGGAGATCACCGCGTCGGCGTTTCCACTCACCCGCGTGCCGCCGCTGCTCGGCCGGCCGCTGCAGCCGGCGGACGAACGGCCGGGGGCGCAGCCCGTCGTGGTCCTGGGTTACGACGTCTGGCAGAGACAGTTCCTGCGCGACCCGGCAATCATCGGCCGCGTCGTCACGGTGGGCCGCACCGCGCGCAGCGTGGTCGGCGTGATGCCGCCGCATTTCGGCTTCCCGCGCAACCAACAGCTCTGGGTGCCACTGCCCGTCCAGGATGCGGCGCCGAGGCAAGGCCCGGCCGTCCAGGTGTTCGGCCGCCTCGCTGACGGAGCGAGCTGGCCGGACGCCGCGGCGGAGCTCGACGTCGTCTCGGCACGCCTGGCCGCCGATCACCCCGCAACCCACGCGCAGCTGCGCACGCGGGTGCGCGCCTTCGCCGGCCGCACGCCCGGCGATCCGCTGCGGTTCGAGGATCTGGCGGTCCACGCCGTCGTCCTGCTGTTGCTGGGAGCGGTCTCGGCGAACGTTGCGACGCTGATCTTCGCGCGCACGGCGATGCGCGAGCCGGAAATGGTCGTCCGCCACGCGCTGGGAGCGAGCCGCGCCCGCGTGATCGCGCAGATCGTCATCGAAGGGCTGGTGCTGACCCTCGCCGCAGCCGTGCTCGGGCTCGTCGCGGCCCAGATGGCGGTGCGCCATGCCTGGGACCGGGCGAGTCAGATCATCGGGGACGGCCTGCCGTTCTGGGTGGATCCGACGCTCGAGCCTGCCACCATTGCGTATGCGCTGCTGCTCGCGCTCGTCGCCGCGGCAATGATCGGCCTGCTGCCCGCACTGAAGGCCACGGGCGCGTCCATCCAGCGGGGACTGCAGGGGATCACCAGCACCGGCGCAACGATGAAGTTTGGCGGCATCTGGTCGTTCATCGTCGGCGCGCAGGTGGCCTGCACGCTTTTGTTCGTCCCCGCCGCGGTAGGAATCTTCACCACGTCCCTTCAGAACCAGTCGAGGTCGGCAGTCTTTCCGGCGGAGCGGTACCTCACCTTCCGCCTCAGGATGGACAACGAGGCGCTGGCCGGCGAGCGCGGTGTGCCTGACGATGGCCAGATCGGCGCGCGTCGCGCGCGTGCCTACGAAGAACTAGCGGGCCGGTTGCGTGAGGAGCCTGGTGTGACGCACGTGGCGCACGGCGATTGCCTGCCGTGGACGTCGCCGGACCTGGTGGCGCTTGAAATCGAGCAGGACGGCGCAGCTCCGGCTCGCCTGCACGGCAATTTCGAGGGGGGATTCGCGATGGCCGCTGTCGGTGCCGGCTATCACGACGCGTTCGGCGCCAGGATCGTGGCCGGCCGCGGCTTGCATCCCGCTGACGCCGGGACGCCGAACGGGCCCGTCGTGGTCAACGAGGCGTTCATGCGCGTAGTGGGCAGGAATCCCGTGGGCGCACGCGTCCGCACGCTCCAGCAAGGCAGCGAGCGCGAGCCGGGACCCTGGCATGAGATCGTCGGCGTGGTCACCGATCTGGAGATGTTGTTCGCCGCCGATTGGGGTGGGGCAGCGTACATCTATCGGGCAGCCTCCGCGGCGGAGGTCGATCCTGTCGTGGTCGCTGTGCGCGTCGCGGGGAACGCAGCGCCGCTTGCGCCCCGCGTCGCCGCCCTTGCGCGGCAGGTCGATGCGGGTCTGCACCTCGCGGATATCGTCACCCTCGACGACATCGTCGCACAGGAGCAAACACGGATGTGGGGCACCAGCATCGTCTTTGGAGGCGTTCTGCTCGTGGCGCTGGTCTTCTCCGCGGCCGGTCTGTACGCGCTCATGGCCGTCGCCGTGGCGCGTCGCACCCGCGAGATTGGGATCCGTATCGCACTCGGCGCCAACCCCCGGCACGTGCTCGGCAGCGTGTTCGCTCGTGCCGGTCGTCAGCTCGGCGGCGGCATCGTCGCCGGCAATAGCCTCATCCTGCTCCTCGCCTGGCGCGCCGACAGCCTGACCGCGAATCTCCTCGTCTCGTCGGTGATCACGTCCGTCATCATGGCGGTCGTGGGCGTGCTGGCGTGCGCCGCACCGGCGCGCCGGGCGTTGCGCATTCAGCCGACCGAGGCATTGCGGCAGGGTTGA
- a CDS encoding AraC family transcriptional regulator: protein MDAFSEVLSGVKLKGALFFTAELSAPWAFATPASTALDSALALGAPHLVVYHLVVDGAARAALPDGQTLTLEPGDIVVFPHGDPHELSSASGAHQVDAATLMKKIVSRDLTPMRSGGGGDSTRFVCGYMACDPLLCEPILGGLPAMLKVNVRTDRAGHWLESSLMNLVDEASSNRAGSDAMLAKVSEALFVDMLRRYVAGLPEHETGWLAGARDPIVSQSLALLHGRVGHPWTIAELAEAVGVSRTALVDRFARYLSEPPMAYLTRWRLQLAARALTTTPRGVAEIAADVGYESEAAFNRAFKRRFGTPPARYRREQRTSPPRGAHAKASTA from the coding sequence ATGGATGCGTTTTCCGAAGTCCTGAGCGGCGTGAAGCTGAAGGGCGCGCTCTTCTTCACCGCGGAGTTGTCGGCCCCGTGGGCGTTTGCCACGCCGGCTTCGACGGCGCTCGATTCGGCGCTGGCCCTGGGCGCTCCGCATCTCGTGGTCTACCACCTCGTGGTCGACGGGGCGGCGCGCGCGGCGCTGCCCGACGGACAGACGCTGACGCTCGAGCCCGGCGATATCGTCGTGTTTCCCCACGGCGATCCCCATGAACTGAGCAGCGCGTCAGGCGCACACCAGGTGGACGCCGCCACGCTGATGAAGAAGATCGTGAGCCGGGACCTGACGCCGATGCGCAGCGGCGGCGGCGGCGACAGCACGCGCTTCGTCTGCGGGTACATGGCCTGCGACCCGCTGCTGTGCGAGCCGATCCTCGGCGGCTTGCCCGCGATGCTGAAAGTCAACGTTCGCACCGACCGCGCCGGACACTGGCTCGAGAGTTCGCTGATGAACCTCGTGGACGAGGCATCGTCGAATCGCGCCGGCAGCGATGCGATGCTGGCGAAGGTCTCCGAGGCCCTGTTCGTCGACATGCTGCGCCGCTACGTGGCTGGCCTGCCGGAGCACGAGACCGGCTGGCTCGCCGGCGCCCGCGATCCGATCGTCAGCCAGAGCCTGGCGCTGTTGCACGGCCGCGTCGGCCATCCGTGGACGATCGCCGAGCTGGCCGAGGCCGTCGGCGTCTCGCGAACAGCCCTCGTCGATCGATTCGCGAGGTACCTGTCGGAGCCGCCGATGGCGTACTTGACGCGATGGCGCCTGCAGCTCGCCGCGCGGGCGTTGACGACGACGCCGCGCGGCGTCGCCGAGATTGCCGCGGACGTGGGGTACGAGTCGGAGGCGGCGTTCAACCGCGCCTTCAAACGCCGGTTCGGCACGCCGCCCGCACGATATCGGCGCGAACAGCGGACCTCGCCGCCACGCGGCGCCCACGCCAAAGCATCGACCGCGTGA
- a CDS encoding TolC family protein: MGRIITRHILAVAATLAAAVPVSAQARLPLSDAISRAMAQNPDAGSAAAIEREAAARVTQARGSYLPRVDVAQSWQRGNNPVFAFSSRLAQQHFTQADFALEALNRPAAANNIRTSISVEQSLFDRTAAAHVRAAAIARHMAATGSRLVAHDLASTVTEAFGRVLIAAATVRSTAAAVETARADRELAGNRRDAGCVTDADVLQLDVYVALTREREVQAMADERIARARLNQLMGEPLSMVFDLDPAPAAGAIDIARQGALEDEAVTNRPEVALARQQEQLARAAADTARAAFLPHVSAQGGLELNAGAWQSRSSSWMAAAVVQVNVFRGFADRARLTEAREQVKRRAIETGKAETMARLDVQVAIARLEAARASEAVGRAAADRARESRRIVRDRYESGLTDAAMLLRAADAVQQAEAQQIAARVNVLTATAALLRATGRQ, encoded by the coding sequence ATGGGCAGAATCATCACTCGCCATATCCTCGCCGTCGCCGCGACGCTGGCCGCGGCCGTGCCGGTGTCCGCGCAGGCGCGGCTGCCGCTGTCGGACGCGATCTCGCGCGCCATGGCGCAGAACCCGGACGCCGGGTCGGCAGCGGCGATCGAGCGGGAAGCGGCCGCACGCGTCACGCAGGCTCGCGGTTCTTACCTGCCGCGAGTGGACGTCGCTCAGTCGTGGCAGCGCGGCAACAATCCCGTCTTCGCGTTCAGCTCGCGCCTTGCGCAGCAGCACTTCACCCAGGCCGACTTCGCCCTCGAGGCGCTGAATCGCCCCGCTGCCGCCAACAACATCCGGACGTCGATCTCCGTCGAGCAGTCCCTGTTCGATCGCACTGCCGCGGCACACGTCCGCGCGGCGGCGATCGCGCGCCACATGGCGGCGACCGGCAGCCGCCTGGTTGCGCACGACCTGGCGTCCACGGTGACCGAGGCGTTTGGCCGTGTCCTCATCGCGGCCGCGACGGTCCGTTCGACGGCCGCCGCCGTCGAGACCGCTCGCGCCGATCGCGAGCTGGCCGGCAACCGGCGCGACGCCGGCTGCGTGACGGACGCCGACGTGCTCCAGCTCGACGTCTACGTCGCGCTGACACGCGAGCGCGAGGTGCAGGCCATGGCGGACGAGCGCATCGCGCGCGCCCGGCTGAATCAGCTGATGGGGGAGCCCCTGAGCATGGTCTTCGATCTCGATCCCGCGCCGGCGGCGGGCGCCATCGACATCGCCCGTCAGGGAGCCCTCGAAGACGAAGCCGTGACGAACCGTCCGGAAGTCGCCCTCGCCAGGCAGCAGGAGCAGTTGGCCCGCGCCGCGGCAGACACCGCCAGGGCGGCGTTTCTGCCGCACGTATCCGCGCAGGGCGGGCTCGAACTGAACGCCGGCGCCTGGCAGTCGCGGTCCTCGAGCTGGATGGCTGCCGCGGTCGTGCAGGTCAACGTGTTCCGGGGCTTCGCGGACAGAGCCAGGCTCACCGAGGCGCGCGAGCAGGTGAAGCGCCGGGCCATCGAAACAGGGAAGGCGGAGACGATGGCGAGGCTCGACGTGCAGGTCGCGATCGCCCGGCTCGAGGCCGCGCGGGCGAGCGAAGCGGTGGGCCGGGCGGCCGCTGATCGGGCGCGGGAGAGCCGCCGCATCGTCCGGGACCGCTACGAGAGCGGCCTCACGGATGCGGCGATGCTGCTGCGCGCCGCCGACGCCGTGCAGCAGGCAGAGGCGCAGCAGATCGCTGCGCGCGTGAACGTGCTCACCGCGACAGCGGCCCTGCTGCGCGCGACAGGAAGGCAATGA
- a CDS encoding efflux RND transporter periplasmic adaptor subunit yields the protein MNAPHHVTIAAIAAALSMSAALAGCSTPQAAAAADASEPVAVTTARVAVADLSTSIDSGGVVQADMTAAIAARILAPIREVRVSPGDRVRAGQTLIVLDGDDLGAGARAARSAALAAEQGAKAAAAELQGAEAELALARASYDRITGLEARRSATAQELDDATAALRSAEARVAGVSARALQAAAAVDSARAARDQAAAIDSFRTIAAPFDGVITQKLVEPGNMASPGTPLLRLEDTRGFRLDVRVDESRIGQIRNGDCIPVFLGSGAASTTGTVIEVSRALDADARALLVKISLADLPDVRSGEFGKARFSGPPRRALTVPASAIVRRGQVTSVFVVDNGVARTRLVSLSGSEVLAGLAESEEVVLSPPAAVRDGRRVSVGRR from the coding sequence ATGAACGCACCTCATCACGTCACCATTGCGGCGATCGCGGCAGCGCTCTCGATGAGCGCGGCCCTCGCCGGCTGCTCGACTCCTCAGGCCGCCGCTGCGGCCGATGCTTCGGAGCCCGTCGCGGTCACGACCGCCAGGGTTGCGGTTGCCGATTTGTCCACATCCATCGATTCGGGTGGCGTGGTCCAGGCCGACATGACGGCAGCGATCGCGGCGCGCATCCTGGCGCCGATCCGCGAGGTCCGCGTGTCGCCTGGCGATCGGGTGCGCGCAGGGCAGACCCTGATCGTCCTCGACGGCGACGATCTCGGCGCCGGTGCCCGTGCGGCGCGGTCGGCGGCGCTTGCCGCCGAGCAGGGCGCGAAGGCAGCCGCGGCGGAACTCCAGGGGGCGGAAGCCGAACTGGCCCTGGCTCGCGCCTCCTACGATCGCATCACCGGGCTCGAGGCCAGGCGCTCCGCAACCGCACAGGAACTCGATGACGCCACGGCGGCGCTGCGGAGCGCCGAGGCGCGCGTGGCCGGCGTGTCGGCGCGCGCGTTACAGGCCGCCGCGGCAGTCGACAGCGCTCGTGCCGCACGCGATCAGGCGGCCGCCATCGACTCGTTCCGAACGATTGCCGCGCCGTTCGACGGTGTGATCACGCAGAAGCTGGTGGAGCCCGGAAACATGGCGTCGCCGGGTACGCCGCTTCTTCGTCTCGAGGACACGCGCGGGTTCCGCCTCGACGTGCGGGTGGACGAGTCACGCATCGGCCAGATTCGCAACGGCGACTGCATACCGGTCTTCCTCGGGAGCGGAGCCGCTTCCACCACAGGCACCGTGATCGAGGTGAGCCGCGCGCTGGATGCTGATGCGCGAGCGCTTCTCGTCAAGATCTCGCTGGCCGACCTGCCCGACGTCCGATCGGGCGAGTTCGGCAAGGCGCGCTTCAGCGGGCCGCCGCGCCGCGCGCTGACGGTTCCAGCCTCGGCGATCGTCCGCCGCGGACAGGTGACCTCCGTCTTCGTCGTCGACAACGGCGTCGCCCGCACGCGTCTGGTCAGCCTCAGCGGCTCCGAGGTGCTGGCGGGGCTGGCGGAATCCGAGGAAGTCGTGCTGTCGCCGCCCGCCGCTGTCCGCGACGGTCGCCGCGTCAGCGTGGGGAGGCGGTAA